Genomic DNA from Mycobacterium stomatepiae:
GCCGACGGGATCGTCGTCGCGGTGTCCACCCGGGTACCCGGGGGCGGGGTCAGCGCGGGCTACGGCCCCGGCCACGACCTGGTCGAAGCCGGCGCCGTGATGGTGCCCACGTTGCGGCCGCCGCAGGCCCGCGTGCTGGTGATGGCCGCGCTGGCCGCGGGGCTACCCGTCGCCGACGTCGTCGCCCGCTGGGGCTGACGCGTCGGCGGTGAGCGCGCCCAGGTAGTCACTCCAGTCCAGGGAGTCCACCGGGTTGGCTTTCGCCAGGTCGGCGCTGCCGATGGGGAACGTTCGGGCCAGGCCCGGCCCGGAACCCCGGGTTTCGAACCGCACGGTGACGACGCCATGGCCGGCGCCCTGCACCCAGCCGTGCCCGAGGTCGCGGTGCGCTACGTCATCTCCCACCCGCCACGGTGAGGCCTCCGCGGCCGGCGCGAACATCGCGTCAGTCGCGGTTTCTGTTGCTGTCTGGAAGGAGTGGTGTGCGTCCGACTCCGGCGCCGCGAGCTCGAGGTCGGGAAACAGCGACTCCTGGCGCACGTCGCTCAAACCCGAAAACCCAACGCCGAGTAGGCGAATCGGCCCGATCTCGCGCGGATCCAGCAGCAGCCGCCGGGCCAGCGCAACCAGCGCGCCGGGCTCGGTGGTCGCGTACGGCAAGGTCGCCGAGCGGGTCAGCGTGCTCATGTCGGACTTCTTCAGCTTCACCGTGACGGTGCGCGCGCCGCGGCCGTCGCGCAGCAGGCGTTGATGCGCGTGCTCGGCGATCGGCTCGATCGCGTCGTGCAGCTGCTCGAGGCTGGTCAGGTCGACGGCGAAGGTGGATTCGGCGCTGATCTGCTTGGCTTCGGCGCGTTCGGCGACGGGGCGGTCGTCGATGCCGCGGGCCAGCCGGTGCAGCGCCGGCCCGACCGTCGCGCCGAGAATGTTGGCGACCTCGGCGTCGGTCAACGCGGCCAGCTGGCCGATCGTCTCGATGCCGAGCCGGTTCAGCTTCTCCTCGGCGACCGGGCCGATTCCCCAGAGCCGCCGCACCGGCAACCGGTCGAGCAGCAACCGCTCCTCGGCGCGCCCGACCACCCGGATGCCGTCGGGTTTGGCCAGGCCGGAGGCGATCTTGGCGATCTGCTTTCCCGAGCCCGCGCCGACCGACGCGATCAGCCCGGTCTCGTCGCGCACCCGTCGCCGCAACCCCTCGCAGAACTCCTCGACGTCCTCGGCGGACGCCCCGGCGAGCTGCGGCGGTTCCCCGAACGCCTCGTCGAACGACAGCTGCTCGACGACCGGCACCAGGGCGCGCACGGCGTCGAACACCCGCCGGCTGGCGACCCCGTAGACCACCCCGCGCGGCGGCAGCACCACCGCCGCCACACCGATCATGCGGCGGGCCTGGTGCATCGGCATGGCCGAGCGCGCCCCGAACACCCGTGCCTCGTAGCTCGCGCCGGCCACCACTCCGCGGCCGCCCAGCCCACCGACCAGCACCGGCCGGCCGCGCAGGGTCGGCCGGGTGAGCTGCTCGACGGAGGCGAAGAACGCGTCCATGTCCAGGTGCAGGACCCAACGCGACTCCATCCGATAAATGCTATTGCGCTACTGAGCTACCGTTTTCCCATGGCCATGAACCTCGCGCACCGGCGGATCTGCAGCTCGGAGAGGTGGGCCGCAGCGGTCAAGGACGACCTGCTGCCCTGGGTGCTGGCCGACGTAGACCTCGGCGACAACGCCCTGGAAATCGGGCCCGGCTACGGCGCCATCCTTCGGGTGCTGGTCGACAGGGCGCCGACGTACACCGCGGTGGAGATCGACACCCCGATGGCACAACGACTGCAGCGGCTCCACGGCGACCGGGCGCGAATCATCAACGGCGACGCCACCAAGACCGGGCTGCCGGCCGACGAGTTCAGCTCGGTGGTGTCTTTCACGATGCTGCACCACGTTCCAACCGTGGAGCTGCAGGACCGGTTATTCGCCGAGGCTTTCCGGGTGTTACGGCCCGGCGGCGTGTTCGCCGGCAGCGACAGCGTGAATTCGCTGCGGTTTCGGATCCTGCATTTCCGCGACATCTGCAACACCGTCTCGCCCGACACCCTGCCGGATCGGTTGCGCGCGGCGGGATTTGGCTATGTCGAGGTCGAGGCCCGCGGCGGCAGGCTGCGCTGGCGCGCGGTCAAAATCTAGTTTCCGCTCGGCTATCGGACGCAACCCGAATCGCTTGCTGAAAACGAGCTTTCGTCGTAGCGAGTTCGACCGCACAGCATCGAGGGGTACAACGAAGTCATGCCTCCTGTCTCGACCGAACCCTCGCCCTCCGACCGCCAGCCACACCTGCTCCGTGACGTCGCGGAGTCCTTCGGGGTGGACGCCGAGCGCTACAACCGGGCCCGGCCCCGCTACCCCGACGCACTGATACAGCGCGTCGTCGCCACCAGCCCGGGCGCCGAATTCCTGGACGTCGGCTGCGGCACCGGTATCGGCGCGCGGCAGTACCGGCAGGCCGGTGTCACCGTGCTCGGTGTCGACCCGGACCCGCGGATGGCCGAGGTGGCCAGGCGCAGCGGCATCGAGGTCGAGATCGGCAACTTCGAGACCTGGGACCCGGCCGGCCGGACTTTCGACGCGGTCGTCGCCGGGCAGGCCTGGCATTGGGTGGATCCCGTGTTGGGCGCCGCCAAGGCCGCACGGGTACTGCGGCCCCACGGGCTGCTGGCCACGTACTGGCATGTCTTCGACCCGCCGAGCGAAATCGCCCAGGCCTTCGAGGATGTGCTGGAGCGGGTGGCTCCCGACGCGCCGTTGCGAACACCCGGCATCCAACTGCAAGAGGAAAATCTCGCCAGGGCACTGGAGGGCATCAGGACAGCGGGCGGCTTCGCCGAACCCGAGCAGTGGCGGTTCGAATGGCAGCGGCGCTATACGCGCGACGAGTGGCTGGACCATCTGGCCACCACCGGCCAACTCACCCTGCTCGGGCCGGCTGAGGTGGCAACCGTGGGCGAAGCCGTGGGAGCCGTCATCGACTCGGTCGGCGGCGACTTCACCATGCAATACGTCACCCTGGCGGCCGCCGCGACGCTCGCCTAGGCCTTGGCGATCTCGACCCGCACGCCGTCGCCGATCTCCGCCGCGTCGCCGGGATCGCCGAACTCGAAGCTGGTGGCCAGGATTTCACCGGCGATCAGGTCGCGATGCGTCTTGGCCCAGTCGGCCCGTTCGGCGGGCACCGACATCACCACGCGGATGCGGTCGGAGACGTCCAGCCCGGTCGACTTGCGCAGCTCCTGCAGCTCGCGGATCCGGTCCTTGGCCCAGCCTTCGGCCTCCAGCTCCGGGGTCACCGTGCCGTCCAGCACGACCAGACCGGCTCCTCCGGGCAGCGCCGCGGTGAACTCCGGATCGGCGGCCACCAGTCGCGAGCTGTACTCCTCGGGCTGCAGCACCGCGGGGCCGGCCGTCAGCGTGCCGTCGGGATTGACGACGCCGTCGCCGGCCTTGACCGCTTTGATGGCGGCTTGCACGTCCTTGCCCAGCCGCGGCCCGGCGACCCGCGCGTTGACGGTGAGCTCGAAGCGGCCGTAGGTGTCGATCGCGTCGGTCAGCTCCACGCTCTTGACGTTGAGCTCGTCGGCGATCAAGTCGGTGAACGGCACCAGCAGCTGTGGATCCTCCACTGCGACAGTCAGTTTCGGCAGGGGCAGCCGCACCCGTAGCTTCTTGGCTTTCCGCAATGACGACGCGGCCGAACACACCTCGCGAACCTGGTCCATCGCGGCGACCAGACCGGCGTCCGCCGGCAGCCCGTCGGCTCGCGGCCAGTCGGTCAGGTGCACCGAACGTCCGCCGGTAAGACCGCGCCAGATGATCTCGGTGTCCAAAGGAAGCAGCGGGGCGGCCAGTCGCGAAACGACCTCCAGCACGGTGTGCAGCGTGTCGATGGCGTCGGGGTCTTCCGCCCAGAATCGCGAACGTGACCGTCGCACATACCAATTCGTCAGCGCCTCGGTGAACTGACGTAGCTGTTCGCAGGCCCCGGAGATGTCACAGACGTCCAGCGAGCCGGTCAGCTCGTCGCGCAGCACCGCCAGCTTGGCCAGGATGTAGCGGTCCAGCACGTTAGCCGAATTAGTGCGCCAGGTACCGACTTTCGGCGCGTAGAGGGCCAGGAAGCTATAGGCATTCCACAGCGGCAGCAGCACCTGACGCACGCCGTCGCGGATGCCCTGCTCGGTGACGATCAGGTTGCCGCCGCGCAGGATCGGCGAGGCCATCAGGAACCAGCGCATCGCGTCGGAACCGTCGCGGTCGAAAACCTCGCTGACGTCCGGGTAGTTGCGCAGCGACTTGCTCATCTTCTGACCGTCGGAACCCAGCACGATCCCGTGTGCCACACAGGTTTTGAACGCGGGCCGGTCGAACAGAGCGGTGGCAAGCACATGCAGCGTGTAGAACCAGCCCCGGGTCTGCCCGATGTATTCCACGATGAAGTCGCCCGGATAGTGGGTGTCGAACCAGTCCGCATTCTCGAATGGATAGTGCACCTGGGCATACGGCATCGAGCCCGAGTCGAACCACACGTCGAGCACGTCGGGGATGCGCCGCATCGTGCTGGCGCCGGTGGGGTCGTCCGGGTTGGGCCGGGTGAGCTCGTCGATGTAGGGCCGGTGCAAATTGGTGGGCCGCACCCCGAAATCGCGCTCCAGCTCGTCGAGGCTGCCGTAGACGTCGATCCGCGGGTACGCCGGGTCGTCGGATTTCCACACCGGAATCGGGCTGCCCCAGTAGCGATTTCGCGAGATCGACCAGTCTCGGGCGCCCTGCAGCCACTTACCGAATTGGCCGTGCTTGACGTGTTCGGGGTACCAGGTGATCTGCTGGTTCAATTCGACCATGCGATCCCGAAATTCGGTGACCGTGACGAACCATGACGAAACCGCCCGATAGATCAGCGGATTGCGGCATCGCCAGCAATGCGGGTAGGGGTGCTCGTAGGTTTCGTGGCGGATCAGTACCGCTCCGTTGCCAGCTGCGGGCCCACTGCCATTCTTCAGGTCGCGGATGATATGCGGGTTGGCGTCGAAGACGTGCTGACCCTTATAGTCCGGGACGGTGGCGTCGAAGCGGCCCTTGGAGTCGACCGGGGTGACCGGCACGATGCCCACCTTGTCGGTGGTCGCCATGTCGTCCTCACCGTAGGCCGGCGCCATGTGCACGATCCCGGTGCCGTCCTCGGTGGTGACGAAGTCACCCGGCAACACCTGGAACGCATTGGCTCGCCCCGGTTCTGGGTCCATGAAGTACGGGAACGGCGGCAGGTAGCGGGTCCCCAACAGGTCCGTGCCCGCATAGCTGCCGAGCACCTCGGGCGCCTGGCCATCCTGGAGGCCGAGTTCTTTTGCGTAGGCGCCCAGCCGCGCCTCGGCGAGCA
This window encodes:
- a CDS encoding DNA polymerase IV; the encoded protein is MESRWVLHLDMDAFFASVEQLTRPTLRGRPVLVGGLGGRGVVAGASYEARVFGARSAMPMHQARRMIGVAAVVLPPRGVVYGVASRRVFDAVRALVPVVEQLSFDEAFGEPPQLAGASAEDVEEFCEGLRRRVRDETGLIASVGAGSGKQIAKIASGLAKPDGIRVVGRAEERLLLDRLPVRRLWGIGPVAEEKLNRLGIETIGQLAALTDAEVANILGATVGPALHRLARGIDDRPVAERAEAKQISAESTFAVDLTSLEQLHDAIEPIAEHAHQRLLRDGRGARTVTVKLKKSDMSTLTRSATLPYATTEPGALVALARRLLLDPREIGPIRLLGVGFSGLSDVRQESLFPDLELAAPESDAHHSFQTATETATDAMFAPAAEASPWRVGDDVAHRDLGHGWVQGAGHGVVTVRFETRGSGPGLARTFPIGSADLAKANPVDSLDWSDYLGALTADASAPAGDDVGDG
- a CDS encoding class I SAM-dependent methyltransferase, with amino-acid sequence MPPVSTEPSPSDRQPHLLRDVAESFGVDAERYNRARPRYPDALIQRVVATSPGAEFLDVGCGTGIGARQYRQAGVTVLGVDPDPRMAEVARRSGIEVEIGNFETWDPAGRTFDAVVAGQAWHWVDPVLGAAKAARVLRPHGLLATYWHVFDPPSEIAQAFEDVLERVAPDAPLRTPGIQLQEENLARALEGIRTAGGFAEPEQWRFEWQRRYTRDEWLDHLATTGQLTLLGPAEVATVGEAVGAVIDSVGGDFTMQYVTLAAAATLA
- a CDS encoding class I SAM-dependent methyltransferase, with the protein product MAMNLAHRRICSSERWAAAVKDDLLPWVLADVDLGDNALEIGPGYGAILRVLVDRAPTYTAVEIDTPMAQRLQRLHGDRARIINGDATKTGLPADEFSSVVSFTMLHHVPTVELQDRLFAEAFRVLRPGGVFAGSDSVNSLRFRILHFRDICNTVSPDTLPDRLRAAGFGYVEVEARGGRLRWRAVKI
- the ileS gene encoding isoleucine--tRNA ligase, which codes for MTENVDARAYPKLAGGAPDFPALELEVLDYWTRDDTFRASIAHRDGAEEYVFYDGPPFANGLPHYGHLLTGYVKDIVPRYRTMRGYKVDRRFGWDTHGLPAELEVERQLGITDKSQIDDMGIAAFNEACRESVLRYTDEWQAYVTRQARWVDFDNDYKTLDLPYMESVIWAFKRLWDKGLAYEGYRVLPYCWRDETPLSNHELRMDDDVYQSRQDPALTVGFKVVGGELDGAYLLVWTTTPWTLPSNLAVAVNPDVTYVEVEVEVEVGDRRFVLAEARLGAYAKELGLQDGQAPEVLGSYAGTDLLGTRYLPPFPYFMDPEPGRANAFQVLPGDFVTTEDGTGIVHMAPAYGEDDMATTDKVGIVPVTPVDSKGRFDATVPDYKGQHVFDANPHIIRDLKNGSGPAAGNGAVLIRHETYEHPYPHCWRCRNPLIYRAVSSWFVTVTEFRDRMVELNQQITWYPEHVKHGQFGKWLQGARDWSISRNRYWGSPIPVWKSDDPAYPRIDVYGSLDELERDFGVRPTNLHRPYIDELTRPNPDDPTGASTMRRIPDVLDVWFDSGSMPYAQVHYPFENADWFDTHYPGDFIVEYIGQTRGWFYTLHVLATALFDRPAFKTCVAHGIVLGSDGQKMSKSLRNYPDVSEVFDRDGSDAMRWFLMASPILRGGNLIVTEQGIRDGVRQVLLPLWNAYSFLALYAPKVGTWRTNSANVLDRYILAKLAVLRDELTGSLDVCDISGACEQLRQFTEALTNWYVRRSRSRFWAEDPDAIDTLHTVLEVVSRLAAPLLPLDTEIIWRGLTGGRSVHLTDWPRADGLPADAGLVAAMDQVREVCSAASSLRKAKKLRVRLPLPKLTVAVEDPQLLVPFTDLIADELNVKSVELTDAIDTYGRFELTVNARVAGPRLGKDVQAAIKAVKAGDGVVNPDGTLTAGPAVLQPEEYSSRLVAADPEFTAALPGGAGLVVLDGTVTPELEAEGWAKDRIRELQELRKSTGLDVSDRIRVVMSVPAERADWAKTHRDLIAGEILATSFEFGDPGDAAEIGDGVRVEIAKA